A stretch of the Prochlorococcus marinus str. MIT 0918 genome encodes the following:
- a CDS encoding alpha-ketoacid dehydrogenase subunit beta, protein MAGTLLFNALREAIDEEMARDPHVCVMGEDVGQYGGSYKVTKDLYEKYGELRVLDTPIAENSFTGMAVGAAMTGLRPIVEGMNMGFLLLAFNQISNNMGMLRYTSGGNFTIPTVVRGPGGVGRQLGAEHSQRLEAYFHAVPGIKIVACSTPTNAKGLMKAAIRDNNPVLFFEHVLLYNLSEEVPQGDYLCALDQADLVKEGKDITILTYSRMRHHCLKAVEQLDEKGIDIELIDLISLKPFDLETISRSIKKTHRVIIVEECMKTGGIGAELIALINDNCFDYLDCRPIRLSSQDIPTPYNGQLENLTIIQPHQIVEAAEQIVNSEV, encoded by the coding sequence GTGGCAGGGACACTTCTATTTAACGCTCTTCGTGAAGCCATAGATGAAGAAATGGCAAGAGATCCTCATGTTTGCGTGATGGGCGAGGATGTTGGCCAGTATGGAGGATCTTATAAAGTCACGAAGGATTTATACGAAAAGTATGGAGAGCTAAGAGTTTTAGACACTCCAATTGCAGAGAATAGTTTTACAGGAATGGCTGTTGGCGCAGCTATGACTGGTTTAAGGCCAATAGTTGAGGGTATGAATATGGGTTTTTTGCTTTTAGCCTTTAATCAGATTTCAAATAATATGGGGATGTTGCGCTATACGAGCGGTGGAAACTTTACAATTCCAACAGTAGTTCGAGGTCCTGGTGGTGTAGGTAGGCAGCTAGGTGCAGAGCATAGTCAAAGGCTAGAGGCTTATTTTCATGCTGTTCCTGGTATAAAAATAGTTGCCTGCAGTACTCCAACTAATGCAAAGGGGTTAATGAAAGCTGCAATTAGAGATAATAATCCGGTTTTGTTTTTTGAGCATGTACTTCTCTATAACCTTTCAGAAGAAGTTCCTCAAGGTGATTATTTATGTGCGCTTGACCAAGCTGATTTAGTTAAAGAAGGCAAAGATATAACAATACTTACTTACTCCAGAATGCGTCATCATTGTTTGAAAGCTGTAGAACAATTAGATGAAAAAGGCATTGATATTGAGTTGATTGACCTTATAAGTCTTAAACCATTTGATCTGGAAACTATTAGTCGCTCAATTAAAAAAACTCATAGAGTTATTATTGTTGAAGAATGTATGAAAACAGGCGGTATTGGTGCAGAATTAATTGCTTTAATTAATGATAATTGCTTTGATTACCTTGATTGCCGACCAATAAGACTTTCTAGTCAAGATATTCCTACACCTTACAATGGACAGCTAGAAAATCTAACAATTATTCAGCCTCATCAGATTGTTGAGGCAGCTGAACAAATTGTTAATTCGGAGGTCTAA
- the secF gene encoding protein translocase subunit SecF gives MEVPQIKSNKINNQNFFSLSRQRYKVWTISGFAILISLIGLISSWLNPSIGLPLRAGLDFTGGTQIRLERKCQKECGLISTISISNALNDISDSNEGIPYQKLDGARIQFLDGYKSLLIRTPTLSAFESKKVIDSVVNIAGPFDEGGQSIETIGPTLGKKLLRTSLISLLVAFLLISTYISIRFDRKYAFLALLALSHDVIIVCGVFAWLGIFQNIEVNSLFAVALLTIAGYSVNDTVVVFDRVREINRSKINLSLKQKIDLAVSATLTRTLYTTGTTLLPLLALIFFGGTTLYWFAIALALGVIVGSWSSIALAPSLLSLSND, from the coding sequence ATGGAAGTCCCACAGATCAAATCTAACAAAATTAATAATCAAAATTTTTTTAGTCTTTCAAGACAGAGATATAAAGTATGGACAATTTCTGGTTTTGCGATACTTATAAGTCTTATAGGTTTAATTTCATCATGGCTGAATCCATCAATAGGATTACCTTTAAGAGCTGGTCTTGATTTTACTGGTGGAACTCAAATAAGGCTCGAGAGAAAATGTCAAAAGGAATGTGGTTTGATATCTACAATTAGCATTAGTAATGCTCTGAATGATATTTCAGATTCGAATGAAGGAATACCATATCAAAAGCTTGATGGAGCTAGAATTCAATTTCTTGATGGATATAAATCACTGCTTATTAGAACCCCAACCTTATCAGCCTTTGAAAGTAAGAAAGTTATAGATTCAGTAGTTAATATCGCAGGGCCTTTTGATGAAGGAGGTCAGTCTATAGAAACTATTGGCCCAACATTAGGAAAAAAGCTCTTGAGAACTAGCTTGATTTCTTTGTTAGTTGCATTCTTATTAATTTCTACTTATATATCTATAAGATTTGATAGGAAATATGCTTTTTTAGCATTATTAGCTCTTTCACATGACGTTATAATAGTTTGTGGGGTTTTTGCTTGGCTTGGTATTTTTCAAAATATAGAGGTTAATAGTCTCTTTGCTGTAGCATTATTAACTATTGCTGGATATTCAGTTAATGATACTGTTGTCGTTTTTGATAGAGTACGTGAAATTAATAGAAGTAAAATTAATTTATCTTTAAAACAGAAAATTGATCTTGCTGTATCTGCAACATTAACAAGAACACTTTATACAACAGGAACTACTTTGTTACCTCTTTTAGCATTGATCTTTTTTGGTGGAACGACTCTTTATTGGTTTGCCATAGCATTAGCGCTTGGAGTTATAGTCGGAAGTTGGTCTAGTATTGCCTTAGCTCCTTCTTTACTTTCTCTAAGTAATGATTAA
- the secD gene encoding protein translocase subunit SecD, protein MARQQGWFALLLALVISAFLLCIKLPFQLGLDLRGGSQLTLEVQSLQPSTPVTSDQLEAVQTVLDRRVNGLGVSESSLQTIGTNQLVLELPGEQEPSKAARILGKTALLEFRAQKPGTKEAMQRLQRFRNQVKNISLLYEKNKNEKLDLSDKSFQSKQITDLRKALNIKSDSLIDQRQLDEIKKKIDDEIVMLFEPSFLTGSDLISAGRRQEQNLSSWEVTLSFNQDGGDKFAKLTKSIAGSDRLLGIILDGESISEASVGEQFKVAGITGGSATISGNFNADSARELEVQLRGGSLPLPVKIIQVRTIGPTLGAENIRRSLIASLSGLFLVAIFMLVFYRLAGFVAIIALSFYSLFNIAVYALLPVTLTLPGIAGFILSIGMAVDANVLIFERVKDELRRGNTLIRSIETGFSQAFSSIIDGHFTTLISCLSLFYLGTGFVKGFAATLGIGVFISLFTALSCTRVLLKFFMSYKSLRRATNFIPSNQLPSQLI, encoded by the coding sequence ATGGCACGGCAGCAAGGTTGGTTTGCCTTATTACTTGCATTAGTTATTTCTGCATTTTTGTTATGTATCAAATTACCTTTTCAATTAGGATTAGATCTTAGAGGAGGGAGCCAATTGACTCTTGAAGTCCAATCTTTGCAACCATCTACCCCTGTTACATCAGATCAACTAGAGGCAGTTCAAACAGTTTTGGATAGGCGAGTAAATGGTTTAGGAGTCTCAGAGTCATCTCTTCAAACTATTGGAACAAATCAGCTTGTTTTAGAACTCCCTGGAGAGCAAGAGCCATCCAAGGCCGCCAGGATTTTAGGCAAAACTGCATTGCTGGAATTTAGAGCACAGAAGCCAGGTACGAAAGAAGCTATGCAGCGACTACAAAGATTTAGGAATCAAGTAAAAAATATTAGTTTATTATATGAGAAAAATAAGAATGAAAAACTAGATCTTTCAGATAAATCATTTCAGTCGAAACAGATTACTGATTTAAGAAAAGCTCTAAATATAAAATCTGATTCGCTGATTGATCAACGGCAATTAGATGAGATTAAAAAGAAGATAGATGATGAAATAGTTATGTTATTCGAGCCTTCTTTTTTAACTGGTAGTGATTTAATAAGTGCTGGAAGACGTCAGGAACAAAATCTATCTAGCTGGGAAGTTACACTTTCTTTTAATCAAGATGGTGGAGATAAATTTGCAAAACTAACTAAATCTATAGCTGGATCAGATAGATTGCTTGGAATAATTTTAGATGGGGAATCAATTAGTGAAGCATCAGTAGGGGAGCAATTCAAAGTTGCAGGTATAACAGGGGGCTCAGCAACTATTAGTGGGAATTTTAATGCGGACTCGGCAAGGGAACTTGAGGTCCAGCTTAGAGGAGGGTCGTTGCCGTTACCTGTAAAAATTATTCAAGTTAGAACTATTGGACCAACTCTTGGTGCTGAGAATATTAGGAGAAGTTTAATTGCTTCTCTATCTGGATTATTCCTGGTTGCAATATTTATGCTTGTTTTTTATAGATTAGCTGGATTTGTTGCTATTATTGCACTTTCTTTTTACTCTCTTTTTAATATAGCTGTTTATGCACTTTTGCCTGTAACGTTAACATTGCCCGGGATAGCAGGGTTTATATTAAGTATTGGTATGGCAGTAGATGCAAATGTTCTTATATTTGAGAGAGTTAAAGATGAATTACGAAGAGGTAATACTTTGATTAGATCTATTGAAACTGGTTTTTCCCAAGCCTTTTCATCAATAATAGATGGACATTTTACGACTCTGATAAGTTGTCTATCATTGTTTTATTTGGGAACTGGTTTCGTCAAAGGCTTTGCAGCTACTTTAGGCATTGGAGTATTTATTAGTTTATTTACAGCTTTAAGTTGTACGCGAGTACTGCTTAAGTTTTTTATGAGTTATAAATCCCTAAGGAGAGCAACTAATTTCATTCCTTCTAATCAATTACCTTCTCAATTAATATAA
- a CDS encoding AI-2E family transporter, which yields MKFSYWLNLIFLITIGFLFWSLKEVLILIFAGVIIAMALCTLTGRVAKIIPISRQFCLFISLTSVILILTIAMIIVIPQFTKEFQQLIIQLPSAVKALLEIIIDFIKKLSEIIYGNNSEIITNNDFIFKEFTPLPDGGALANGITDSIKRLLNIAGNLGLGIVQIIFVFSISLMIAFQPDAYREIIIQLTPSFYRRRARHILNECGQALSNWMVGVIISSSFVALLAGISLYLLGIKLVFANALIAGILNIIPNIGPTISTIFPISVALLDAPWKSIAILIAYITIQNIESYAITPSVMHYQVKLLPALTLSAQFIFTVIFGPIGLLLSLPLAVILQVLIKEILIHDVLDKKKIA from the coding sequence TTGAAATTTTCATATTGGCTAAACTTAATATTTTTAATCACAATAGGCTTTCTATTTTGGAGCCTAAAGGAAGTTTTAATTTTAATATTTGCTGGAGTAATAATTGCTATGGCTCTATGTACATTAACAGGTAGAGTTGCAAAAATAATTCCTATCTCACGACAGTTTTGTTTATTTATATCTTTAACAAGTGTAATATTGATATTAACTATTGCAATGATAATTGTAATTCCCCAATTCACAAAAGAATTTCAACAATTGATAATTCAACTTCCATCTGCAGTAAAGGCACTTTTAGAAATAATAATAGATTTTATTAAAAAGTTATCTGAAATTATTTATGGAAACAATTCAGAAATCATTACAAATAATGATTTTATTTTTAAGGAATTTACTCCTCTACCTGACGGGGGTGCATTAGCAAATGGTATTACTGATAGTATTAAAAGGTTGTTAAATATAGCAGGTAATTTAGGTCTAGGTATAGTTCAGATAATCTTTGTATTTTCAATAAGCTTGATGATTGCTTTTCAACCTGACGCATATAGAGAGATTATTATACAGTTAACGCCATCTTTCTATAGAAGAAGAGCAAGACATATACTTAATGAATGTGGTCAAGCTTTAAGCAATTGGATGGTAGGAGTAATAATTAGCTCTTCATTTGTAGCTTTATTAGCTGGGATTTCATTATACTTACTAGGAATAAAACTTGTTTTCGCTAATGCATTAATTGCAGGCATATTAAATATCATTCCAAATATAGGACCAACTATTAGTACTATCTTCCCTATATCAGTAGCACTATTAGATGCACCCTGGAAATCTATTGCAATCCTTATTGCATATATAACTATTCAAAATATAGAAAGTTATGCAATTACGCCATCAGTAATGCACTATCAAGTCAAGTTATTACCAGCTCTTACTTTATCTGCTCAGTTTATTTTTACCGTTATCTTTGGTCCAATAGGATTATTGCTTTCTTTGCCATTAGCAGTTATTTTACAAGTTTTAATAAAGGAAATTTTAATTCATGATGTTTTAGACAAGAAAAAGATTGCATGA